The window TGGTTTTGCGTCCACGGGCCGACATTGCTCGGGGTAAGTGCACGCAGGCGCGTCGCGGCCAGACCGAACAGGCGATACAGCGTTGGCGAGCTATTGAATTTCGCCCAGGCGTTCCAGATGAAACGTTCCTTGCGCGAGTACTTGCTGCCCTGGCCGCGCATCACTTGATGGGTGCTGTCCGGCGCCTTGACGTTCTCTTCGCGCAAGCGACGCAGCAACGAAGGGATCGGGATTTTTACCGGGCAGACTTCACCGCAGGCGCCGCACAACGAAGAGGCGCTCGGGTGGTCGGGGACTTTCGCCAGGCCAACCATGTGCGGGGTGATGATTTTTCCGATAGGGCCGGGGTAAACCTCGCCGTAGGCATGGCCGCCGATTCGGGTATAGACCGGGCAATGATTCATACAGGCGCCGCAGCGGATGCAGTTCAGGGTCTGACGCAACTCGCTATCGGCAAAGGCCTGGCTGCGACCGTTGTCGAGCAGCACCAGATGCACCTCCTGCGGGCCGTCGAGTTCATGTTCCTTGCGCGGGCCGGAGATCATGTTGACGTAGGTGGTGATCGGGATGCCCAGGGCCGAGCGGGTCAGCAGCGACAGTAGCGGCACCACGTCGCGCAGGTTTTCCACGACTTTTTCGATACCGGTCACGGCGATATGCACCGGCGGAACCGTGGTGGTCATGCGGCCGTTGCCTTCGTTTTCCACCAGCAGCAAGGTGCCGGTTTCGGCCACGGCGAAGTTGACACCGGAGACGCCGATGTCCGCTTCGAAGAATTTCTGCCGCAGGACCCTGCGACCGATCTGAATAAGTTGGTCTACGTCCTTGGTGTATTCCACGCCAAGTTTGTCGTGGAACAAGGACGCGACCTGACCGGCGTTCTTGTGGATCGCCGGCATGATTATGTGTGAAGGCTTCTCGTGGTCGAGCTGGACGATGTACTCGCCCATGTCCGATTCCAGACATTCAATGCCCTGTTCAGCGAGGACATGGTTCATCTCCATCTCTTCGCTGACCATCGATTTGCCCTTGATCACTTGCCGCCCCTCGTGAGCGCGGATGATCGAGAGGACGATGCCATTGGCCTCGTCCACCGTTTCCGCCCAGTGCACTGTCACACCGTTGCGGGTCAGGTTCTGTTCAAGTTGCTCGAGCAGGTCGGGCAGCTTGGATAACGCACGGGCGCGGACGGCATTGCCCAGTGCACGTAAATGTTCTCTTTCGTGGGCATCGCTGAAAGCGGCCGCACGTTTGGTCATCAGTGAATCCATCGCCTTGCGGAAGTTGCCTCGCAATTGCGCATCACCCAAAGCCTCGTGAGCCCGGGTGCGGAAATCCTCTTCTACGGTAACCGTAGGAATAATCTCGGCGGCGCTCATCGGGCACCTCCGGTACGCTGCCAGAGGAAGCTGGCCAGATGTTGGCCGCGCAACGCTTCCTGCTGTTTTTCCAGCGAGCCGTTGATGTTCATCAGGCAACCGCAGTCGGCACTGAGTACCTTGTGCGCGCCGGATTCCTTCAACGAGCGGGTCTTGTCAGCCACCATCGCGCCGGAAATATCTGGCATACGGACGCTGAAAGTCCCACCGAAGCCACAGCATTCGCTTT of the Pseudomonas sp. MAG733B genome contains:
- a CDS encoding LutB/LldF family L-lactate oxidation iron-sulfur protein, with protein sequence MSAAEIIPTVTVEEDFRTRAHEALGDAQLRGNFRKAMDSLMTKRAAAFSDAHEREHLRALGNAVRARALSKLPDLLEQLEQNLTRNGVTVHWAETVDEANGIVLSIIRAHEGRQVIKGKSMVSEEMEMNHVLAEQGIECLESDMGEYIVQLDHEKPSHIIMPAIHKNAGQVASLFHDKLGVEYTKDVDQLIQIGRRVLRQKFFEADIGVSGVNFAVAETGTLLLVENEGNGRMTTTVPPVHIAVTGIEKVVENLRDVVPLLSLLTRSALGIPITTYVNMISGPRKEHELDGPQEVHLVLLDNGRSQAFADSELRQTLNCIRCGACMNHCPVYTRIGGHAYGEVYPGPIGKIITPHMVGLAKVPDHPSASSLCGACGEVCPVKIPIPSLLRRLREENVKAPDSTHQVMRGQGSKYSRKERFIWNAWAKFNSSPTLYRLFGLAATRLRALTPSNVGPWTQNHSAPKPAARSLHDLAREHLAKQGDR